The Mugil cephalus isolate CIBA_MC_2020 chromosome 19, CIBA_Mcephalus_1.1, whole genome shotgun sequence genome has a window encoding:
- the gtf3c4 gene encoding general transcription factor 3C polypeptide 4 produces the protein MAAASPSETVPKDVVVKTEPEDEDVVLFSAEYVPVKRDPIVPLMSPVSGVQPLAWSQDHRLAVCTSSSLALVEMVCDVRSSKQEMLLHRTSIPVPTEVYKLRVGPSAELAQAMEKFSTHPDPKVRQLFLADRVINPAVGVHKGIKYASWSPLGCDSSGRCLLACLTLDHRLTVHNSHKHLEWNMLVDLTKKYSERLKEIGYAKKDNKPPQGNLLDFDELQRRFHMQTPLRMEWSSIYTIKHVQSDNTCVDMEMVLLAVLMENGDLVLWKFILPFTNGDDVVFYDIIESGVSRPSDLAWWEYENADRRMSGLIVGSAVGPVKIVPVSLSGVKGYFTLRHPVILWKECDEIAVENIKCVPMIHPIHKSSCSLIVASRGCYVFWCLLMISPAGLNVHNSHVAGLHSLPVVSLAVSHHGVAVYTCSTDGWIKKLTPTFTENTLIFKKEDMLQPEKFTGRRIHGIAVSHNGAYIALVSTQGMVGTYHPVNRTYQVHFVTLKTPETAAALLLKSPIQNLYKLADLLDLVRWQILKNKCIPASLQEAIDQKIQEVDSPYLWRFKLFLVRTLHQSLQQPHTEYSWKPTHEENKVLIRDEDREAEDQAEKGEGEAGGPKLEKEENREEQRAEVQAWISAVEAHLMRENMKKVLGVVYLNTWIAQNTSIPTCGLMEYLSRDTNDRASEVLIGHIKNKLNKQTFSERCSMCQAVLPFTDHKQATCENGHMWLRCVLSYQACQTLTFRRCLLLDSVARLPEPEDPEWIRKILQAPCTFCDSPMI, from the exons ATGGCGGCCGCCAGTCCCAGCGAGACGGTCCCTAAAGATGTAGTAGTTAAGACCGAGCCTGAAGACGAGGATGTCGTGCTTTTCAGTGCGGAGTACGTGCCGGTTAAGCGGGACCCCATCGTGCCTCTCATGTCGCCGGTGAGCGGGGTGCAGCCGCTTGCCTGGTCGCAGGATCACCGCCTGGCCGTGTGCACCTCCAGCTCCCTGGCGCTGGTGGAGATGGTGTGCGATGTCCGAAGCAGTAAACAGGAGATGCTGCTGCACAGGACCTCCATCCCCGTCCCGACCGAAGTGTACAAACTGCGG GTGGGACCATCAGCGGAACTAGCCCAAGCAATGGAAAAGTTCTCTACCCATCCGGACCCCAAAGTGAGGCAGCTCTTCTTGGCCGACCGAGTGATCAACCCAGCAGTAGGCGTACACAAAGGAATTAAGTATGCAAGTTGGTCTCCGTTAGGCTGTGACTCTAGTGGACGGTGTCTGCTCGCTTGCCTAACTCTGGACCACAGACTCACCGTTCACAACAGCCACAAGCACCTCGAGTGGAACATGCTGGTCGATCTcaccaaaaaatacagtgaGAGGCTAAAGGAGATCGGCTACGCCAAAAAAGACAATAAGCCACCGCAGGGAAACCTGCTGGACTTTGATGAGCTGCAGCGGCGTTTCCACATGCAGACGCCTTTGAGAATGGAGTGGTCAAGCATTTACACGATTAAACACGTGCAGTCGGACAACACATGCGTAGACATGGAGATGGTGCTCCTCGCTGTCTTGATGGAAAACGGTGACCTTGTTTTGTGGAAGTTCATCTTGCCCTTTACAAACGGGGACGATGTCGTGTTTTATGACATCATTGAATCAGGTGTGAGCAGGCCGAGTGACTTGGCGTGGTGGGAGTACGAAAACGCCGATCGCCGGATGAGCGGCTTGATCGTCGGCAGTGCTGTGGGACCCGTCAAGATTGTGCCGGTCAGCCTTTCGGGAGTGAAGGGTTACTTCACTCTCCGACACCCCGTCATCCTTTGGAAGGAGTGCGACGAAATTGCTGTTGAAAACATCAAATGCGTCCCGATGATCCACCCGATCCACAAATCCAGCTGCAGCCTCATCGTTGCGTCACGCGGCTGCTACGTCTTTTGGTGTTTGCTCATGATTTCTCCAGCTGGACTAAATGTACACAACTCCCACGTGGCAGGGCTGCATTCGCTTCCTGTGGTGTCGCTAGCGGTCAGCCACCACGGGGTTGCCGTGTACACGTGTTCCACAGACGGGTGGATCAAAAAGTTGACGCCAACGTTTACTGAGAATACTTTGATTTTCAAAAAAGAGGACATGTTGCAACCTGAGAAATTCACAGGAAGAAGGATACATGGGATTGCGGTGAGCCACAATGGAGCATACATTGCACTTGTCAGCACACAGGGAATGGTCGGCACCTATCATCCAGTGAACAGGACTTATCAGGTTCACTTTGTGACACTGAAAACACCGGAAACAGCGGCGGCACTTCTGCTCAAGTCCCCCATCCAGAACCTGTATAAGCTGGCCGACCTGCTTGACCTCGTGAGGTGGCAAATCCTGAAAAACAAGTGCATCCCCGCATCTCTGCAGGAAGCGATCGATCAGAAGATCCAGGAGGTCGACTCGCCCTACCTGTGGCGCTTCAAGCTGTTTTTGGTGCGCACGTTGCACCAGTCACTGCAGCAGCCGCATACAGAGTACAGCTGGAAACCCACACACGAAGAGAACAAGGTGCTCATAAGGGACGAGGACCGAGAGGCCGAAGACCAGGCTGAAAAGGGAGAAGGCGAGGCTGGGGGGCCAAAGCTCGAGAAGGAGGAGAATCGGGAGGAGCAGAGGGCGGAGGTGCAGGCTTGGATCAGTGCTGTGGAGGCACATCTGATgagagaaaacatgaagaaggtgTTGGGGGTGGTGTACCTCAACACATGGATTGCACAGAACACCAGTATACCCACCTGTGGCCTGATGGAGTACCTGTCTAGAGACACTAACGACAGAGCGTCAGAG GTCCTGATTGGCCACATCAAGAATAAGCTGAACAAGCAGACGTTCTCAGAGCGCTGCAGCATGTGTCAGGCCGTGCTGCCCTTCACAGACCACAAACAAGCCACCTGTGAGAACGGACACATGTGGCTCAG GTGTGTGTTGTCATACCAGGCCTGCCAGACGCTGACGTTCAGAcgctgcctcctgctggatAGCGTCGCCAGACTGCCAGAGCCTGAGG aTCCAGAGTGGATCAGGAAGATACTGCAGGCGCCCTGCACGTTCTGTGACTCGCCGATGATCTAG